Part of the Gemmatimonadota bacterium genome, AGAACGCGTTGTTGCGATAGACCACGCGCACGCTCATGTACGCCGCCGAGTGATGCGCCCGGTGCAGCGGCCACATCACCGACGTATGCGAGAGCCGATGCCACCAGTACTGCGTCAGGTCGTCGGCGACGAGGAGCACGAGGACCATCTGCCACCACGGCCAGTCCGCCCAGGCGTCGCGCATCTCGGGCATCAGCACGGCGCAGAGCGCCTTGGAGCCGGCGAACACCGCCCCGGAGATGACGGGGAACGTGACGCCAACGGCGACGTCCAGCCGATTGTCCTCGGCCGAGGCGGCGTGCGGGAAGAAATGCCCCAGCGCGAGCTCCGCCACGGCGAAGAGCGCGAAGATGACCGTGACGGCGAGAAGCTGGGCGTTCTGGAGATCGATCGGCATGGGGCCTGACGGGAGGGAGGCGACGGACTAGAATATGCGCCAATGCTCCGGCGCTCGCTCACGACGCTCTCGCTCGTCTTCATCATCTTCTTCAACGTCTCCGGGGGCGCGTTCACCCTCGAGGGACTCGTCGCCGGCACGGGCCCGGGGCTCGCGCTCGCGATCCTGCTCGTGATCCCGCTCGTCTGGTCGCTCCCCGAGATCCTCATCATCGGGGAACTCGCGAGCATGCTCCCGCAGGAAGGCGGCTACTACCGCTGGGTGCGCCGGGCCTTCGGCGATTTCTGGGCCTTCCAGAACGGCTGGTACACCTGGCTCTACTCGCTCGTGGACATGGCGATCTATCCCGCCCTGTTCAACCAGTATCTCGCGTACTTCGTCCCGGAGATGTCGCAGGGGACCCGCTGGATCGTGGCGCTCGCCGTGATCTGGGGCGCGACGGGGATCAACCTCCGCGGGGCGCTCCCCGTCGGCCGCGTCTCGGTCGCCATCGGCACGTTCGTGCTCGGCACCTTCGCGCTCGTCGCGCTCTTCGCGATCCCCAACATCACCCATGCGCCTTGGGCGCCGTTCTCCAAGCCGTCGCAGGGGATCAGCACCGGGCTCGTCGTGGGCCTGAGCACCGCGCTCTGGAACTACTTCGGCTGGGACAACGCCTCCACCGTCGGCGAGGAGGTCGTGGACGCGAGTCGCACCTACCCGCGCGCGCTCGCCTTCGCGTTGCCGGTCGTCGCGCTCGGCTACTTCATCCCGCTGCTCCCGGCGCTCGGTGCCACCGACTGGACCACCTGGCAGGAGGGCGGTTGGCCGGCGATCGCCGAGGCCGCGACGGGCTCGATGGGCGTCATCCTCGCCCCGATGCTCGCCCTCGCGGGCATGGCGAGTGCGCTCGCGCTGTTCAATGCGCTGCTCCTCGTCTACACGCGCATCCCGCTCGCGATGTCGCTCGACGGCCTGCTCCCCAAGGTCTTCGGTCGCACCGACGACCGCGGCACGCCCTGGGTCGCCGTGCTGCTCGGGGCCTCGATCTACTCCGTGTTCGCGTTGCTGCCCTTCGGGAACCTCATCGTCGCCGACGCGATCTTCTACGCGGCGGCGCTCATGCTCGAGTTCGCCGCGCTCGTCTGGTTCCGCGCGAAGGAGCCCGCGCTGCGCGGCCCCTTCCGCATCCCCCTCGGCACCGTGGGCGTGGCGGTGCTGGCCTTCATCCCGTTCGTGGTGTTCTGCACCGTGATCGCCATCTCGTTCCTCGATGGCGAATACGGCAAGGCCTCCGCCGGGGCGGCGATCGGCGCGATGCTGTTCGGGGTGCCGTGGTACTTCGTCGTGCGCCGGGTCAGCGCGCGCTGATCGCCGTCAGCGCGCGAGGCGCGCCCAGGTGAGGTGTGGCGACTGCTTCCCGGCGCGCACCATCCGCACCCACAGCAGCGTCATGTGCTCCAGGTGCAGCGCCTGTACGAGCCCGCCCACATCCACGGGCTCCCATCCGAGCGCGGCGATGAGGCCGCCGACCGTCGCCTTCGCGTCGGCGTCGTCGCCGCAGAAGAGCATCGCCGGCCTGACGTTGGCCGCGGGGAATCGGTTGTCCTCGAAGTTCTCGTAGCCGTAGATGCTGAACGCCTTCACCACGCGCGTCGCCGGGAGCAGGGCCTGGATGGTCTCGCTTCCCGAGCGCTTGCTCTCGAGGCCGTGCGTGAGGCCTGGACCCACCGGATTCACGCAGTCGATGAGCGTCTTCCCCGCGAGCGCGTCACGGAGCGGCGCGAGCGTCGATTCGAGCGCCTTGAACGGGATGGCGACCACCACCACGTCGGCCGACCCGATCGCATCGGCCGGCGCGGCGATGCGCAGCCCCGGATTGCGCGCGACCAGGGCGCGCGCCGTCTCCGAGTCGGGGTTCGCCGTCGCGAGGGTGACGTCATGTCCGAGCCGCTGCCACTGGTCGGCGAGCGGGCCGCCGACGTTGCCGTAGCCGAGGAAGGCGATGCGCATGGTCACTCCGAGACGCGTGAGGGGGACAGCGGCGAGGACGTGCTCACGACGGCCGCCGCAGCCGCGCCGACGAGCGGCGCGCCGGTGCCGTCAGGGTGTCATGGATCGCCTGCGCCTCGACGGTCAGCTTCACCGCATCCATCTCCTCCAACGGGAGCCGCAGGAGGCGATTGACGCGCTGGAACAGCGCCTCGTAGGTCTGCGCGAAGGCCGCGCGTGCCGTCGCCGGGGAGATATGCTCCGCCGGGTCGGTGAGGCCCCAGTGCACCTGCGCCTTCGCGCCGGCGAAGAAGGGGCAGGCGTCGCGCGCGTGGTCGCAGACCGTGATCACCAGGTCGAACTGCTGCCCGGCGAGCGAGTCGATGGACTTCGGGGTGCGGCCCCGCCATTCGATGCCGTGGTTCTGCAGCGCGACGATCGCATACTCGTTGACCTTGGCCGCGGGCTTGGATCCGGCGCTCTCGGCGACGACCTGGCCCAGCGGGCGCTTCAGGCCGCGCGTCGCGATGATCGCCTCGGCGATCTGGCTGCGCGCGGAGTTGCCGGTGCAGAGCACCAGGATGCGGAAGGGCGGGCGGGCGTCGGACATGCGCCGGAAACTATGGGAGTGCGCCCGGACCGACTAGCTTTCGCCGCGACCAAACCGCCCGCGTCGGAGAGACAGAGTGGCCACCATCCTGCAGCGCCTTCCCGAAGGACAGAACGTCGGCATCGCCTTCTCGGGCGGGCTCGACACCAGCGCCGCGCTCCACTGGATGCGCGCCAACGGGGCGGTCCCCTACGCGTACACCGCGAACCTCGGACAGCCGGACGAGTCCGACTACGAGGAGATCCCGCGCAAGGCGATGGGCTACGGCGCCGAGAAGGCCCGCCTGATCGATTGCCGGCACCAGCTCGTCGCCGAGGGGATCGCGGCGATCCAGAGCGGCGCCTTCCACATCTCCACCGGCGGCCAGACCTACTTCAACACCACGCCGCTCGGCCGCGCCGTGACCGGGACGATGCTCGTCGCCGCCATGCGCGAGGACGACGTCCACATCTGGGGCGACGGCTCGACCTTCAAGGGGAACGACATCGAGCGGTTCTACCGCTACGGGTTGCTCACCAACCCCAACCTGAAGGTCTACAAGCCCTGGCTCGACCAGCGCTTCATCGACGAGCTCGGCGGCCGCAAGGAGATGAGCGAGTACCTCATCGCCAACGGCTTCGCGTACAAGATGAGCACCGAGAAGGCCTACTCGACCGACTCCAACCTCCTCGGCGCGACGCACGAGGCGAAGGACCTGGAGTTCCTCGACAAGGGGATGCACATCGTCCAGCCCATCATGGGCGTGGCCTTCTGGAAGGACGAGGTGGCCATCAAGCGGGAGACCGTCAGCATCCGCTTCGAGGAAGGCGT contains:
- a CDS encoding arsenate reductase ArsC, producing the protein MSDARPPFRILVLCTGNSARSQIAEAIIATRGLKRPLGQVVAESAGSKPAAKVNEYAIVALQNHGIEWRGRTPKSIDSLAGQQFDLVITVCDHARDACPFFAGAKAQVHWGLTDPAEHISPATARAAFAQTYEALFQRVNRLLRLPLEEMDAVKLTVEAQAIHDTLTAPARRSSARLRRPS
- a CDS encoding APC family permease, with amino-acid sequence MLRRSLTTLSLVFIIFFNVSGGAFTLEGLVAGTGPGLALAILLVIPLVWSLPEILIIGELASMLPQEGGYYRWVRRAFGDFWAFQNGWYTWLYSLVDMAIYPALFNQYLAYFVPEMSQGTRWIVALAVIWGATGINLRGALPVGRVSVAIGTFVLGTFALVALFAIPNITHAPWAPFSKPSQGISTGLVVGLSTALWNYFGWDNASTVGEEVVDASRTYPRALAFALPVVALGYFIPLLPALGATDWTTWQEGGWPAIAEAATGSMGVILAPMLALAGMASALALFNALLLVYTRIPLAMSLDGLLPKVFGRTDDRGTPWVAVLLGASIYSVFALLPFGNLIVADAIFYAAALMLEFAALVWFRAKEPALRGPFRIPLGTVGVAVLAFIPFVVFCTVIAISFLDGEYGKASAGAAIGAMLFGVPWYFVVRRVSAR
- a CDS encoding NADPH-dependent F420 reductase, which codes for MRIAFLGYGNVGGPLADQWQRLGHDVTLATANPDSETARALVARNPGLRIAAPADAIGSADVVVVAIPFKALESTLAPLRDALAGKTLIDCVNPVGPGLTHGLESKRSGSETIQALLPATRVVKAFSIYGYENFEDNRFPAANVRPAMLFCGDDADAKATVGGLIAALGWEPVDVGGLVQALHLEHMTLLWVRMVRAGKQSPHLTWARLAR
- the argG gene encoding argininosuccinate synthase is translated as MATILQRLPEGQNVGIAFSGGLDTSAALHWMRANGAVPYAYTANLGQPDESDYEEIPRKAMGYGAEKARLIDCRHQLVAEGIAAIQSGAFHISTGGQTYFNTTPLGRAVTGTMLVAAMREDDVHIWGDGSTFKGNDIERFYRYGLLTNPNLKVYKPWLDQRFIDELGGRKEMSEYLIANGFAYKMSTEKAYSTDSNLLGATHEAKDLEFLDKGMHIVQPIMGVAFWKDEVAIKRETVSIRFEEGVPVALNGRTFASALELFLEANVIGGRHGLGMTDQIENRIIEAKSRGIYEAPGMALLFIAYERLVTGIHNEDTIEQYRLNGRKLGRLLYQGRWLDSQALMLRESAQRWVARAVTGEVTLELRRGNDYSIMDTTSRNLTYKPERLTMERGEAFFTPLDRIGQLTMRNLDIMDTRDKLVEYTRTGLLRQASETSVPQLPAASD